In Citrus sinensis cultivar Valencia sweet orange chromosome 3, DVS_A1.0, whole genome shotgun sequence, the sequence GAGAGGTGGTACCACAACAACAACCATCAATAAAAGAGGAATTATAATGGTTCGATAGAGTTGGTAAAATTTAATACGATTCGATTACCTGTCACAAACACGACGTGAATAAATAAGTATGAGTCATTAAATTTGACATGATTGTTAAATTAACCAGGTCATGATCGATACTTTTTTAGGCTAAGGTTTAAGTTCTTGACTTATTTACCCAATTAATGATACgattataaaattctatttagatttaaactttaatattataggtgtataatattttagtagatctgcatattttatgatatcaataaacaatattaatgtaaattttattaaatatataaatattaagtggattattgacacgattattaaatgagtcgtGTTTCGGTCAGGTTTAAATTGATACGATATAAATATGATCTCGTGACCCATTTTGTCAGCTCAATGCTTTggtataaaaattatattagtgACAGATATAAGAATAGTAATGCTAAAACCACAAACTTTttgtaaaaatgattttatataaAGTAATATGAAATAATTCAAGCATTACCATAATTGTCATtctttttagttgttttaAGGTAACAAATGCTAAAGGGTGATTTATTccccccctctctctctctcactatatatatatatgttcataATAATGCTGCTTTCgcaaaaagattaaaaaaatccaaaaaacaTAGCCGTTTACCTTAAATTGAAAtctaagtttttattaatttttaaaattttttaacttatgtttaatttttagacatttacatctgaataaaaaaaattatgtgcctttgttgaaataaaaaagttatgaATAAGAAGTAAATATTGTATtcctaaaatatatttattttttaaactataaaatctattttttttaatttacaagaatataaatgtcaaataatcatgttcaagaatttttttaatttataaaaataaacaagataGCACTtctattcatatatttaaaaaaatatatattattcatatattcacattcaaaatttaaaaaaattcagatatttatgatttttttgaaaaaaatagagaaaacaaATGCGACCTAAGGCTTTAACTATATTTGATATTGAGGTTGGTCAGTTATACGTTAACAATTACAgtattaaagtgtttggtaaacattaACTAgcataactaaaaaattaagttgatttgttacattatttttatgataaaaacctataatatctttattatttttattaaaattattatttaaaatttatatttattatatattattaatttatattttataattataattttttataataattataatttaaaaattacaatatctTAATACTAAATATGAACTTAGTTCGTTGGGCGCTAAGTcttatgtaattaatattaaaaaaaatgaaaaaaggaaGCAAAACGCGgtaaataataactaaatatcTTAAAAAGTGGAAAGACTTTAGACTTGTTTTGCTACTGACACCAGAAAAGGCCGTGCCTCATTAATACGGCACCGTTTCCGATAATTAAACTCTTGTCCTCGCACAGTGGCAATATCAAAAGTCCTATTGGCAGAAAAACCCCTCACCATAACAAAAGTTCgaataacaacaataaacaatactcagtaaagcaaataaaaaataaaaaaaaatcagcagatttaataaaatttttaaattaggtGGATGAGATGAGAAGCTCTGGACCTTTCGCTCCGAATGGCGGTGCATTTTGGACGCTTCTGAGAATCCGTAACAGAGCCCCGTATTCCCGCTGATTTTTTGGAGCTGACTTTTGCGCCGAAAGCGATTCGATTCTGCTAAGGCTTTGCCATGATGGTGACCAACGATTATATCACCGTCAACGGCAGCGGAAGCGGCGGGTTTGGCAAGATTGAGGAGGACTACATCAAGAGACACCACAAGCATGATGTCCATGACCATCAGTGCAGCTCTTCGCTTGTTAAACACATCAAAGCTCCCGTTCATCTTGTAAGCATATATGCTctccttcttttatttttcaaaggaaTCAAAATACTCATGTAAGGTTTTAATTGCTGAGATAGTTTGAGATCTAAGAAGTTCTGTTGGATTTTTGTAGTTGGCTAACTTGAGTTTTGATTGCTTAATAAATCTTTATGTCtttgtttgtattttcaaTCATTTGACGCAGTAAATAACAGTCGAGGTCGAGAGATGAATTGAGGCATTGGTTTTATAACATTCCCTATCTTTATTGGCTgacaatttttgttaaatttgtgCTAATTTTGGTGGACATTTTAGTGTTTATTATGTGTTTGACGCTTGTTTTCCGGCTGGAGTAACTGCGATGGGTCTGTTTATAGCTGTGTTGAAGCTTTCACAGGTTTTGAGTGGAAGGGCAAAGTACATGCTTGACAAAAGTTTTCTTGTCATGGcattggattttgattttgatttatttttttatttttttggtgattGACGTGGTCTcactaaaatttataatttctttgaaactattaaaatttagattggattgaagaaagaattaatgaaaataatacaCGCTTTGGAATGGAATTAATGTTTGGAAATTGTGGATGAGTGTTTGATTTtacagattttttttccccctcttgAGTGAATGATTGTGGGTATTTTGGACAATCAGGTTTGGTCTTTGGTGAGGAGATTTGATCAACCGCAGAAGTATAAGCCGTTTGTTAGCAGGTGCATTGTGCAGGGTGACCTTCAGATTGGAAGTGTTAGAGAGGTGAATGTTAAGTCCGGTCTTCCCGCTACAACTAGCACTGAAAGGTTGGAGCTTCTAGATGACGAAGAGCATATATTTGGCATGAGAATTGTTGGGGGAGATCATAGGCTCAAGGTACTTTTGTCTTGATTGTATAAGTGGCTTGCATGTTATGCACTTTTGATTGTATAGCCTCAACAGGTTGGCATCATTCAAGATTCATCAAATATCCTTGACTATGAATCATTATGTATGGTCTTGGTTAGTTATTTTGTCCCCCACCTTTTTTTGGCCTGTCCACTGAAGTTTAATATGGCTAGATTATGAAGACATGTTTCATAGCGTCATTGGCTTATAGCCTACCTTATCATGTAGTTTGGCTTCTTGTCTTCCAGTAACTTTTGGCACGGTGAAGAATTGAAAACTCAGAATTTCTTCTCTTGTTGGGATAAGATTTAATGAGTCAATCTTAGATTATTATCATGGTGATATGGTTGAGTGGGTTTATGATATGAAGAATCAAATTCGACTTGAGTTTTGGGTCAAAGATACTGCAGACCATTCAAGTGGCTGGTTAGCTATATTATTTCTCACCGCTCTGCTCATCTAGTTGTCCCTCCGTTTCTTAGTTCTTACATGGTCGTCCTTCTGTCTACATAGCACATTTTAAGCAAGCCCATTTATTGGTGCTGCTATTGATGGATCAATAGTCTGAGGGTACCACTTTATTGATTAGATTACATATTTTGCCTGAGCAGTATTTATTGTCAAATTCTTCATATGTAATTATTATGAATTG encodes:
- the LOC102613559 gene encoding abscisic acid receptor PYL8-like isoform X3, with translation MMVTNDYITVNGSGSGGFGKIEEDYIKRHHKHDVHDHQCSSSLVKHIKAPVHLVWSLVRRFDQPQKYKPFVSRCIVQGDLQIGSVREVNVKSGLPATTSTERLELLDDEEHIFGMRIVGGDHRLKCSIICRSSGTFPTLFQPLPQNCRTTRLLLRSIQRLSMADQEHW
- the LOC102613559 gene encoding abscisic acid receptor PYL8-like isoform X2, which gives rise to MMVTNDYITVNGSGSGGFGKIEEDYIKRHHKHDVHDHQCSSSLVKHIKAPVHLVWSLVRRFDQPQKYKPFVSRCIVQGDLQIGSVREVNVKSGLPATTSTERLELLDDEEHIFGMRIVGGDHRLKNYSSIVTVHPEVIDGRPGTLVIESFVVDVPDGNTKDETCYFVEALIKCNLKSLADVSEHLAVQDRTEPIDRI
- the LOC102613559 gene encoding abscisic acid receptor PYL8-like isoform X1; protein product: MMVTNDYITVNGSGSGGFGKIEEDYIKRHHKHDVHDHQCSSSLVKHIKAPVHLVWSLVRRFDQPQKYKPFVSRCIVQGDLQIGSVREVNVKSGLPATTSTERLELLDDEEHIFGMRIVGGDHRLKIIWNFSNFISTSSSKLQNYSSIVTVHPEVIDGRPGTLVIESFVVDVPDGNTKDETCYFVEALIKCNLKSLADVSEHLAVQDRTEPIDRI